The following is a genomic window from Lactococcus carnosus.
ATGGAGAGACACATAACATTCCGGTATTTAGAATATGAGTTATAGATATATGAGACTACTTTTGATGTTTGATCTACCAGTTGATACACCTGATGATAAAAAAGCCTATCGGCATTTTCGAAAATTTTTGCTGAGTGAAGGATTTATCATGCACCAGTATTCGATTTATAGCAAATTATTACTAAATGATACAGCTGCCAAGGCTATGGAAAAGCGGTTACGAAAAAATAATCCAAAACGTGGGAGTATTACCTTATTAAAAGTGACTGAAAAACAATATGCCAGAATGATCTATCTTCACGGTAGTCGTGATGCTAGTATTGCTAATTCAGATGATCGCATTATATTTTTAGGAGAAGATGACTATCATGAATCTTAATTTTTCGCAACTTGATGAACCGATACCAATTGGCAGTTCAACGATGGTTGTAGTCGAAGATGTTCGTATTTTTGCAACTATTGTCAGAGATTTATATAATTTTGATGAAAATAGTGATTTAAAGCTGTATGATCAGCAGTTTAAATCTTTAAAAGCAAGTGACTTATTAGTTATCACAGATATTTTGGGGTTTGATGTGAATGCAAAACCGGTATTGAAACTCATATACCAAGATCTAGAAATACAGCTGAATGAAAAACCAGAAGTTAAGTCTATGATTGATAAATTGACTGCGACAATTAGTGAATTGATTGGTTACGAATTGTTAGATCATGAGCTAGATTTGGAACAGGATGAAATCACAGTTCAAGAACTCTTCAAAGCACTGGGCGTCCAAATCGAAACATCCAGTGATACAATATTTGAGAAAGTCTTTGAAATTTTGCAGATTTTTAAATATCTATCTAAGAAAAAGATGCTGGTTTTTGTCAATGTTGCAAGCTACTTGACACTTGAAGAATTACAATCCATTCAAGAATTTTCTGAGTTTCAAGATTTGAAAATCATATTTTTAGAGAGATACAAAACATCCGGTTTTCCGCAGTATATATTGGATACAGACTATTTTCTTTGTGCTGAAAATATGGTATAATAAGGTAATATAACAAATTTATTTTTTATCAATTGTCCTTTGAAAATTGAATAAAATGAACAAAAAATACAACACAATAGCATTCATGATTCTGAAGTCCTTCGCTAGGAAAAACAGCAAAAATCTAAGACGTCGACAATAAAAAAATTGGCTCCGAGGTTTTAGAGCTGTGTTGAATTGAATGCCTCCAAAACTGCGGTTAAAAGATTGACCTGTATTTGATTGTTTTAGAGCTGTGTTGAATTGAATGCCTCCAAAACTGCTTTAATATTTTCTCGATACCTATCAGAGTTTTAGAGCTGTGTTGAATTGAATGCCTCCAAAACCTTTAATATTTTCTCGATACCTATCAGACAGTTTTAGAGCTGTGTTGAATTGAATGCCTCCAAAACTGTAGAAACAGGTGAAATAGTTAGGGAAAGGTTTTAGAGCTGTGTTGAATTGAATGCCTCCAAAACTAGTAGCAAAATAATTCCAATTGCAAATGCGTTTTAGAGCTGTGTTGAATTGAATGCCTCCAAAACAAATAAGTCCAATTGAATACAAGCACATAGGTTTTAGAGCTGTGTTGAATTGAATGCCTCCAAAACTTTTTGCGCTTTCCAATCCTGCAAAGTTCTGTTTTAGAGCTGTGTTGAATTGAATGCCTCCAAAACTAAAACATCGTATTACTAGAGCTGAGGACTGTTTTAGAGCTGTGTTGAATTGAATGCCTCCAAAACCTTTAAGTCCTATCTCCTTATCGGTTTGTTGTTTTAGAGCTGTGTTGAATTGAATGCCTCCAAAACCATTTTTATTTTCGGCGCATAGGTTTCTTGGTTTTAGAGCTGTGTTGAATTGAATGCCTCCAAAACATAAGCTTCGTAGTATACTCGCCAATCTTTGTTTTAGAGCTGTGTTGAATTGAATGCCTCCAAAACTATCAAAATATCAAAAAGGTATTTATAGTGGTTTTAGAGCTGTGTTGAATTGAATGCCTCCAAAACTGAACGTATTTTTGAAGAAAATGGCGAGGAGTTTTAGAGCTGTGTTGAATTGAATGCCTCCAAAACGACCATGAGAGTGAATCGTTTAGAACTTTTGTTTTAGAGCTGTGTTGAATTGAATGCCTCCAAAACATCTCTTTTGTTTCCTCCTCTATAACCTCGGTTTTAGAGCTGTGTTGAATTGAATGCCTCCAAAACGCTGGAACTTACTAGAGAGCGTCCACGTGAGTTTTAGAGCTGTGTTGAATTGAATGCCTCCAAAACTCCAATTTCACGCGCTCCTTTCTGTTTTAAGTTTTAGAGCTGTGTTGAATTGAATGCCTCCAAAACTAAGTTAATTGTGGATGAATTAGCTTTAGAGTTTTAGAGCTGTGTTGAATTGAATGCTTCCAAAACTGATGAAGCTAATAACTTTCAGAACTTTAAGTTTTAGAGCTGTGTTGAATTGAATGCCTCCAAAACAATCAACTATAATATAATCAAACGCAATCAGTTTTAGAGCTGTGTTGAATTGAATGCCTCCAAAACAAAGTTCATAAACGTGAACTAGAATGGAGTGTTTTAGAGCTGTGTTGAATTGAATGCCTCCAAAACTTGAAGATAACATGGAAAACTCAGTAGCGAGTTTTAGAGCTGTGTTGAATTGAATGCCTCCAAAACATTTAAAATCGAGTTAGAACCAATTTGTTTGTTTTAGAGCTGTGTTGAATTGAATGCCTCCAAAACGAAAACACGAACAGTGACGCATACAGACAGGTTTTAGAGCTGTGTTGAATTGAATGCCTCCAAAACTGAAAATAAAGATGTTCGTATCGAATATATGTTTTAGAGCTGTGTTGAATTGAATGCCTCCAAAACCCTGATTTATAAACTCGTCTGCAAATGGCTGTTTTAGAGCTGTGTTGAATTGAATGCCTTCAAAATTGATTAACGTGATTATATGTAGGTACAAATTTTCAACTCCTTACCTCTATATATTGATCAAAAAAAGACTGATACCGCCCACTAGGCCTATCAGTCTTTTTTATTCCCCAAAATTCTGTTAAACTATAGAAAGTGATGAAAAAATAACGGAGAAAAAATAATTAATGAGTATTTTAACAGTACAAAAACTAAGTCATGGCTTTGGCGATCGTGCGATTTTTGATGATGTCAATTTCCGCTTGCTTAAGGGTGAACATATCGGCTTTGTGGGAGCAAATGGTGAAGGTAAATCGACCTTCATGAATATTATCACGGGTGCTTTACAGCCTGATGAAGGTAAAATCACTTGGTCGACCAAGCATCGTGTGGGCTATATGGATCAGCATGCTGCGCTAGG
Proteins encoded in this region:
- the cas2 gene encoding CRISPR-associated endonuclease Cas2, translating into MSYRYMRLLLMFDLPVDTPDDKKAYRHFRKFLLSEGFIMHQYSIYSKLLLNDTAAKAMEKRLRKNNPKRGSITLLKVTEKQYARMIYLHGSRDASIANSDDRIIFLGEDDYHES
- the csn2 gene encoding type II-A CRISPR-associated protein Csn2, translating into MNLNFSQLDEPIPIGSSTMVVVEDVRIFATIVRDLYNFDENSDLKLYDQQFKSLKASDLLVITDILGFDVNAKPVLKLIYQDLEIQLNEKPEVKSMIDKLTATISELIGYELLDHELDLEQDEITVQELFKALGVQIETSSDTIFEKVFEILQIFKYLSKKKMLVFVNVASYLTLEELQSIQEFSEFQDLKIIFLERYKTSGFPQYILDTDYFLCAENMV